From the genome of Thermogutta terrifontis, one region includes:
- a CDS encoding efflux RND transporter permease subunit: MWLGADRALLSNKNDVKSWLPDTYQETATFEWYRKHFESDMFILASWEGCTLDSPKLELLSRRLALELQRPEDDPYRFFKSVITGKQVVDQLVTSQGLTREQAIERLRGFLVGQDGQQTCLVLIIDPKAEERWESHFHGNPRKKFLHAVVESVYTAAKEICDIKPEQLHLGGPPVDNVAIDVEGQRSLVRLAIVCGVVGAVMAWWCLRSWILTLVVFSTGVYSAGLSMILVWLTGTDMNAILLTMPALVYVAAVSGAIHLANYYRDTVRTHMSWGLPDPTVGAPGKALRSAFLPLFLATFTTAFGLASLAVSELVPIQTFGIYSAAGILVSFLFLCLYVPSMLQEWPIPEIARSRQTFKFDPGRWAGWKKVGDFIIGRPNWVVAGCVVLMLIGAIGATRIQTSVKLMRLFSPEATIIRDYAWLEEKLGPLVPMEVVIKVDRDKAKLDLLDQMKLVSEVQRAIKQLPDVGSVIAAPTFARPLPSQAGLIEKRTWIVQLRRHREDLRDYWSEEGNTELWRVSARVKALTDLDYGNFVEDIRRQVEPILAKYRSQGVDGISAVYTGLVPLVYKAQHSLLNGLLTGFAGDLVIIAIALMFVMRDWSAGLLLGFASVFPIAIVFGVMGLLGIVVDVGTVMTPAVALGVTVDDAIHFMLWCRHGQERGLSRADSIRFAYSDCAQAIYQSWGVIGLGLSAFALSSFTPTQRFGYLMFAMLTASSFGNLVLLPALLASPLANFFWKSGERIAARKRSRGEVHHAPDLHPHLVADRGEEPAEELVGVGAGSEALEFLGLPTERGAGAGKVSPRHGSASRRPDRNQLPRRPR; encoded by the coding sequence ATGTGGCTGGGAGCCGACCGCGCACTTCTGAGCAACAAGAATGATGTGAAGTCGTGGCTACCGGACACCTACCAGGAAACCGCCACGTTTGAGTGGTATCGGAAGCACTTTGAGAGCGACATGTTCATTCTGGCAAGCTGGGAAGGATGCACCCTTGACAGCCCCAAGCTGGAGCTCCTATCGCGACGCTTAGCGTTAGAGTTGCAGCGACCGGAGGACGACCCCTACCGATTTTTCAAAAGCGTAATTACAGGAAAACAGGTTGTCGATCAACTGGTAACCTCCCAGGGACTAACTCGCGAACAGGCGATCGAGCGCCTGCGGGGATTTCTTGTTGGGCAGGATGGGCAGCAAACCTGCCTCGTGCTGATCATCGATCCGAAAGCGGAAGAGCGGTGGGAGAGTCACTTCCATGGCAATCCCCGCAAAAAGTTCTTGCACGCCGTTGTGGAAAGCGTTTACACCGCGGCGAAGGAAATCTGCGATATTAAACCGGAGCAGCTTCACCTGGGTGGCCCCCCCGTGGACAACGTCGCCATCGACGTGGAAGGCCAGCGGTCGCTCGTCCGCTTGGCCATCGTTTGTGGCGTCGTGGGTGCCGTCATGGCATGGTGGTGCCTGCGGAGCTGGATTCTGACGCTCGTCGTTTTCTCCACAGGGGTTTACAGCGCGGGCCTGAGCATGATTCTCGTCTGGCTGACGGGCACGGACATGAACGCGATTCTTCTGACCATGCCGGCCCTGGTCTATGTGGCGGCGGTATCCGGTGCCATCCACCTGGCCAACTATTATCGAGACACCGTCAGAACCCATATGTCGTGGGGACTCCCCGACCCGACCGTGGGTGCCCCAGGCAAAGCCCTGCGGAGTGCCTTTCTGCCCCTGTTTTTGGCGACGTTTACCACGGCCTTTGGCCTGGCATCATTGGCGGTAAGCGAACTTGTGCCGATCCAAACGTTTGGGATCTATTCTGCAGCGGGCATCCTAGTCAGTTTCCTGTTTTTGTGTCTCTACGTGCCATCCATGCTCCAGGAATGGCCGATCCCCGAGATCGCGCGATCGCGGCAAACCTTCAAATTTGACCCCGGTCGATGGGCTGGATGGAAAAAGGTTGGTGATTTCATCATCGGCAGGCCAAATTGGGTAGTCGCTGGGTGTGTTGTGCTCATGCTAATTGGGGCGATTGGAGCCACCCGCATCCAGACCTCCGTGAAATTGATGCGACTCTTCTCGCCTGAGGCCACAATCATCCGTGATTACGCTTGGCTGGAGGAGAAGTTGGGGCCACTCGTGCCCATGGAAGTGGTGATCAAGGTGGATCGGGACAAGGCAAAACTCGATCTGCTGGATCAAATGAAGTTGGTTTCAGAGGTGCAAAGGGCCATCAAGCAATTGCCGGATGTGGGAAGTGTGATCGCGGCCCCGACGTTTGCTCGCCCATTGCCGTCACAAGCCGGACTGATAGAGAAACGCACGTGGATCGTTCAACTCCGTCGCCATCGCGAGGACCTGCGGGATTACTGGTCGGAAGAAGGGAATACGGAACTGTGGAGAGTCAGTGCACGCGTGAAGGCCCTCACCGACCTCGATTATGGGAACTTTGTGGAAGACATACGGCGGCAGGTCGAACCGATCCTGGCGAAATATCGCAGCCAGGGCGTAGATGGGATATCGGCCGTTTACACCGGCCTTGTCCCCCTGGTTTATAAGGCGCAGCACTCGCTGCTGAACGGATTGCTGACCGGTTTCGCCGGTGATCTCGTCATCATTGCGATTGCCCTGATGTTCGTGATGAGAGACTGGTCGGCAGGCTTACTGCTTGGCTTCGCCAGCGTCTTTCCCATCGCTATTGTCTTTGGCGTCATGGGACTTCTGGGCATTGTGGTGGATGTGGGCACCGTTATGACCCCGGCGGTAGCACTGGGGGTAACTGTGGATGATGCGATTCATTTCATGCTGTGGTGTCGGCATGGACAGGAGCGGGGGCTCTCCCGCGCGGATTCTATTCGATTTGCCTACAGCGACTGCGCTCAGGCCATTTATCAAAGCTGGGGTGTGATTGGTCTGGGACTTTCCGCTTTTGCTTTGAGCTCTTTCACGCCAACCCAGCGTTTTGGGTATCTGATGTTTGCAATGCTGACGGCATCATCGTTTGGTAACCTCGTGCTTTTGCCGGCGTTGCTGGCCAGTCCGCTTGCCAACTTTTTCTGGAAGAGTGGCGAGAGAATCGCCGCTCGAAAGCGCAGCCGGGGCGAGGTTCATCACGCTCCCGATTTGCATCCCCACCTTGTGGCGGATCGAGGAGAGGAACCTGCCGAAGAGTTGGTGGGAGTCGGTGCAGGATCGGAAGCCTTGGAGTTTTTGGGGCTACCCACGGAAAGGGGCGCCGGTGCTGGAAAAGTCAGTCCGCGGCACGGCTCTGCTTCACGGCGGCCCGACCGGAATCAATTGCCCCGTCGGCCGCGCTAA
- a CDS encoding tyrosine-type recombinase/integrase: MASLSASKKGYRIFWVDGDKRRSLSLGKISKRSAERFLTYFERLLEARRLGLTLDPETQRWLDSLDADLLNRLASCGLAEAKQRASLKQYLEDWLKIHEHYPTGTRDAWSRSIADLLAFFGAEKRIADITPAEAEHYRQWLRDVRRLSDSTIAKRLGHVKRFFTHAVRLKLIAENPFRWVTHRISETKRKWRYVSAEEIDRVLAVCPNAYWRLLVVLCRYAGLRCPSEHFALRWSHIHFDEGYFVIEAPKTGVRRCPLFAPVRKALQEVWDQVTADGELPGDSYIFPESWRKRAMTPRGFRNANLRVPFTKILKRAGIEPWPDIFHALRKSCETDLVHQFPLPHVAKWLGNSSIIAYRHYIDVTENSLRDAAERAWATPTSGLDAHEAWK, translated from the coding sequence ATGGCGAGTTTGTCCGCGTCTAAGAAAGGCTACCGCATATTCTGGGTTGACGGTGATAAACGCCGCTCGCTCTCACTGGGGAAGATATCCAAGCGGAGTGCGGAGCGGTTTCTCACGTACTTTGAGCGGCTATTGGAGGCCCGTCGCCTTGGGCTAACGCTCGATCCGGAAACTCAACGTTGGCTGGATAGCCTAGATGCCGACTTGCTCAATCGCCTTGCCAGTTGCGGGCTTGCGGAGGCTAAGCAGCGGGCCAGTCTTAAGCAGTATCTAGAGGACTGGCTGAAAATTCATGAGCATTACCCGACTGGTACCAGGGATGCCTGGAGTCGGAGTATTGCCGACCTGCTGGCTTTCTTCGGAGCGGAAAAACGGATTGCGGACATCACCCCCGCGGAGGCAGAGCATTATCGCCAGTGGTTGCGTGATGTGCGACGGCTGAGCGATTCGACAATTGCCAAGCGGTTAGGGCACGTGAAGCGGTTTTTCACGCACGCGGTGCGGCTGAAACTGATTGCGGAGAATCCATTCCGGTGGGTAACGCACCGGATCTCCGAGACGAAGCGTAAATGGCGGTACGTATCGGCCGAAGAGATTGATCGCGTTCTCGCGGTATGCCCCAACGCCTATTGGCGGCTGCTTGTGGTGTTGTGCCGGTACGCGGGCCTGCGGTGCCCGAGTGAGCACTTCGCCCTCCGGTGGTCACACATTCACTTTGACGAAGGTTATTTCGTCATCGAGGCACCGAAGACGGGCGTGCGTCGGTGCCCGCTTTTCGCCCCGGTGAGGAAGGCTCTGCAGGAAGTGTGGGACCAGGTGACGGCGGATGGGGAGCTGCCCGGTGATAGTTACATCTTCCCGGAGTCCTGGAGAAAGCGGGCCATGACTCCCCGGGGATTCAGGAACGCCAACTTGCGGGTCCCATTCACGAAGATTCTGAAGCGGGCCGGGATTGAGCCATGGCCGGACATTTTCCACGCACTCCGCAAGAGCTGCGAAACCGACTTGGTTCACCAGTTTCCGCTGCCCCATGTGGCCAAGTGGCTGGGTAATTCCAGCATCATCGCCTATCGCCATTACATCGACGTAACGGAGAACAGTTTGCGTGATGCAGCGGAGAGAGCATGGGCGACTCCAACGAGCGGGCTAGATGCCCATGAGGCCTGGAAATAA
- a CDS encoding tetratricopeptide repeat protein produces MTAQSLNAEGVRLYQQARYEEALQRFGQALIYDPNDAAAYYNIAAVYHRLGDLYHRPDDYGRAESYYQLALSKNPHHVPARRGLAVLLVSQGRSTEAVAMLQNWANSAPNWAEPKIELARLYEELGDRSAAQKQLLEALALDPNNVRALNALGHLREIEGQKQLALANYEQSLQLNRQQPELALRVAALRNEIGLAQSGGRNNPALAAGTSAQVR; encoded by the coding sequence ATGACGGCCCAATCGCTCAATGCCGAGGGGGTTCGTCTCTACCAGCAGGCGCGATACGAGGAAGCACTCCAGCGATTTGGCCAGGCGCTCATCTATGACCCCAATGACGCAGCGGCCTATTACAACATCGCGGCCGTGTATCATCGGTTGGGCGACCTTTATCATCGGCCGGATGACTACGGTCGCGCGGAATCTTATTACCAATTGGCGCTATCCAAGAATCCACACCACGTTCCCGCGCGGAGAGGTTTGGCGGTTTTACTTGTATCCCAGGGACGATCAACCGAGGCTGTGGCCATGCTCCAGAACTGGGCTAACTCCGCGCCCAATTGGGCAGAACCAAAAATTGAGCTTGCACGGCTCTACGAGGAACTGGGAGACCGTTCGGCCGCCCAGAAACAGCTTTTGGAGGCCCTGGCCCTTGATCCGAACAACGTGCGGGCCCTCAATGCGTTAGGACATCTCCGCGAAATTGAGGGACAAAAGCAGTTGGCGCTGGCCAACTACGAGCAGTCATTGCAACTGAACCGGCAACAGCCGGAACTCGCCCTACGAGTTGCCGCGCTCCGGAACGAAATCGGATTGGCGCAGAGTGGAGGACGAAATAACCCAGCCTTGGCCGCAGGTACGAGCGCTCAGGTGCGCTAG
- a CDS encoding 3-oxoacyl-ACP synthase III family protein, whose translation MNQKTSAREIPYLAQRSRKGTITGVQILGVGSYVPDIRVRNEDLASLGYDAEWIVQRTGILERRHAPPEMATSDLAVEAARRCLADAGVDPGEVDLVLLGTYTPDMTMPAAASLVQEKLKLCAPAMDIQAACTSFMFALLTGMQFVASGCAKRPLVIGADCNSRVCNPADVKTYPIFGDGAGAVLLGPGDRSQGFIAFSYGSDGAGFDLLYRPMGGSRCPTNQQGTLNGEQYVVMEGRPVFKWAIRMLNQTVHDVLEMADLTLADISLVIFHQANMRIIQAAAETIGIPSEKLYNNLDRYGNTSSASIPICLDEAVREGRIRKGDLILLSGFGGGLSWATGILRW comes from the coding sequence ATGAATCAGAAAACAAGCGCACGAGAAATTCCCTACCTTGCCCAGCGTTCCCGCAAAGGAACCATTACGGGAGTCCAGATTCTGGGAGTAGGGAGCTACGTTCCCGATATCCGCGTGCGGAATGAAGATCTCGCATCGCTGGGATACGACGCGGAGTGGATCGTGCAGCGCACAGGAATCCTGGAACGCCGGCATGCACCGCCGGAGATGGCCACGAGCGACTTGGCCGTCGAAGCGGCACGGCGATGTTTGGCAGATGCCGGAGTTGACCCCGGAGAGGTCGATCTTGTGCTGCTGGGCACGTACACCCCCGATATGACGATGCCGGCCGCTGCCAGTCTGGTGCAGGAAAAATTGAAGCTGTGTGCTCCGGCCATGGATATCCAGGCCGCATGCACTAGCTTCATGTTCGCCCTTCTGACGGGGATGCAATTTGTGGCCTCGGGATGCGCGAAACGACCACTGGTCATTGGAGCAGACTGCAATTCACGGGTGTGTAATCCGGCGGATGTTAAAACTTATCCCATTTTCGGAGATGGTGCGGGAGCCGTGCTCCTCGGTCCCGGCGATCGTTCCCAGGGATTCATCGCGTTCTCTTATGGCTCAGACGGTGCCGGGTTCGATCTTCTCTACCGGCCCATGGGCGGATCTCGCTGCCCCACCAATCAGCAGGGAACACTCAACGGGGAGCAATACGTGGTGATGGAAGGTCGGCCGGTTTTCAAATGGGCCATCCGCATGCTCAATCAAACAGTGCACGACGTGCTGGAGATGGCAGATCTCACCCTGGCTGACATCAGCCTGGTGATCTTTCATCAGGCAAATATGCGGATTATCCAGGCTGCGGCGGAGACGATTGGCATTCCCAGTGAAAAACTCTACAACAACCTGGACCGTTACGGGAACACGTCCTCGGCAAGCATTCCCATTTGCTTGGATGAAGCCGTGCGGGAGGGAAGAATCCGAAAGGGGGACCTCATTTTGCTGAGCGGGTTTGGTGGAGGCCTGTCCTGGGCCACCGGAATCCTCCGCTGGTAG
- a CDS encoding helix-turn-helix domain-containing protein yields the protein MRRWKSLRRALMEKLVLSGLTWQAVADLTGVSRAAVSRFIAGRDLRLTNIEKLMRHFRLEVVECDSSDAAEEQAKV from the coding sequence ATGCGTCGCTGGAAGTCGCTTCGACGTGCTCTGATGGAAAAACTGGTGTTGAGCGGATTGACTTGGCAGGCGGTGGCGGATCTGACCGGTGTTTCGCGGGCGGCCGTGAGTCGCTTCATCGCGGGGCGTGACTTGCGTCTGACGAACATTGAGAAGCTGATGCGGCACTTCCGGCTTGAGGTGGTGGAGTGCGATTCTTCCGATGCGGCTGAGGAACAAGCCAAGGTGTGA